In one window of Erythrolamprus reginae isolate rEryReg1 chromosome 1, rEryReg1.hap1, whole genome shotgun sequence DNA:
- the LOC139154236 gene encoding LOW QUALITY PROTEIN: tubulin alpha chain-like (The sequence of the model RefSeq protein was modified relative to this genomic sequence to represent the inferred CDS: inserted 1 base in 1 codon): protein MAKTSFCRANGEMERLSYSGDVHPSCSKRTLTSKGLQAVCNVSTGGCASVSLSMSAKLACRWAIRAGNCIAWNTGFSRMDRCQVIRPLVVEMTHLLRSSVKLVLGSMXPRAVFVDLEPTVIDEIRTGTYRQLFHPEQLITGKEDAANNYARGHYTIGKEIIDLVLDRIRKLADQCTGLQGFLVFHSFGGGTGSGFTSLLMERLSVDYGKKSKLEFAIYPAPQVSTAVVEPYNSILTTHTTLEHSDCAFMVDNEAIYDICRRNLDIERPTYTNLNRLISQIVSSITASLRFDGALNVDLTEFQTNLVPYPRIHFPLATYAPVISAEKAYHEQLSVAEITNACFEPANQMVKCDPRHGKYMACCLLYRGDVVPKDVNAAIAHIKTKRSIQFVDWCPTGFKVGINYQPPTAVPGGDLAKVQRAVCMLSNTTAIAEAWARLDHKFDLMYAKRAFVHWYVGEGMEEGEFSEAREDMAALEKDYEEVGLDSYEEEEEGEE from the exons ATGGCCAAGACATCTTTTTGTCGAGcaaatggagagatggagaggctCAGCTACAG TggtgatgttcatccatcgtgttcgaagaggaccttgacatctaagggGTTACAGGCTGTATGCAATGTGTCCAcaggtggttg CGCGAGTGTATCTCTGTCCATGTCGGCCAAGCTGGCGTGCAGATGGGCAATACGTGCTGGGAACTGTATTGCCTGGAACACGGGATTCAGCCGGATGGACAGATGCCAAGTGATAAGGCCATTGGTGGTGGAGATGACTCATTTACTACGTTCTTCTGTGAAACTGGTGCTGGGAAGCA TGCCACGGGCTGTCTTTGTGGACTTGGAACCCACTGTGATTG ATGAGATACGTACTGGCACTTATCGCCAGCTCTTCCATCCAGAGCAGCTAATCACGGGAAAGGAAGATGCTGCTAACAACTATGCCCGTGGACATTACACCATTGGCAAGGAGATCATTGACTTGGTGTTGGACAGGATTCGCAAACTG GCTGACCAATGTACAGGACTCCAAGGATTTCTGGTCTTTCACAGCTTTGGAGGAGGAACTGGCTCCGGATTTACTTCCTTGCTGATGGAACGTCTCTCTGTCGATTATGGCAAGAAATCCAAATTAGAATTTGCTATTTACCCAGCTCCACAGGTCTCCACGGCTGTGGTGGAGCCCTACAACTCGATCCTCACCACACACACCACCCTCGAGCACTCAGATTGTGCTTTCATGGTGGACAACGAAGCCATATACGATATCTGCCGAAGGAATCTGGACATTGAGCGGCCAACTTACACAAACCTCAACCGCCTTATCAGCCAGATTGTGTCCTCCATCACTGCCTCGCTGCGCTTTGATGGGGCTCTGAACGTAGACCTGACAGAGTTCCAGACCAATCTGGTGCCCTACCCTCGTATCCACTTCCCTCTGGCTACCTACGCTCCGGTCATCTCTGCAGAGAAGGCCTACCACGAGCAGCTTTCTGTGGCCGAGATCACCAATGCTTGCTTCGAGCCTGCTAACCAGATGGTGAAGTGTGACCCCCGCCATGGCAAATACATGGCCTGCTGCCTTTTGTATCGGGGGGATGTGGTACCCAAAGATGTCAATGCTGCCATTGCTCACATTAAGACCAAGCGCAGCATCCAGTTTGTAGACTGGTGTCCTACCGGCTTTAAAGTGGGCATCAACTACCAGCCTCCCACTGCAGTTCCTGGGGGAGACCTAGCCAAGGTTCAGCGGGCGGTCTGCATGCTGAGCAACACCACGGCCATTGCCGAGGCCTGGGCCCGCCTGGACCACAAGTTTGATCTGATGTATGCCAAGCGGGCCTTCGTGCACTGGTATGTTGGGGAAGGGATGGAAGAAGGGGAGTTCTCTGAAGCTCGTGAAGACATGGCCGCCCTGGAGAAAGATTACGAAGAGGTGGGCCTTGATTCatatgaagaggaagaggagggagaagaataA